A genomic region of Runella rosea contains the following coding sequences:
- the mraY gene encoding phospho-N-acetylmuramoyl-pentapeptide-transferase, with protein sequence MLYYLFSYLDKEFNFPGAGVFQYISFRALGATITSLLIAAIFGGRIINFLRNQQIGETIRDLGLQGQMEKKGTPTMGGFIILASLLIPALLFAKLSNVYIVLLLITAVWTGLIGFLDDYIKKFKNNKEGLQGKFKVVGQVGLGLIVGITLSFNQHVKIRQYDKPLISSAIGEVQRYTDVINPTITTLPFIKNNEFDYSSLLFGLLPDSYTWIIYTIVAVFIITAVSNGANITDGIDGLAAGTSIIIALTLGVLAYISGNAKFSQYLNIMYIPNSGELVIFIAAFVGACVGFLWYNSYPAQVFMGDTGSLMLGGVIAVISLAVRKELLIPIMCGIFLVELVSVILQVSYFKYTKKKFGEGKRIFLMSPLHHHFQKKGYHEAKIVARFWIVGIILAIATLVTLKLR encoded by the coding sequence ATGCTTTACTACCTATTTTCTTATTTAGACAAAGAATTCAACTTCCCAGGTGCTGGAGTTTTCCAATATATTTCTTTCAGGGCCCTTGGTGCCACCATCACCTCCTTATTGATTGCGGCGATTTTTGGTGGGCGTATCATTAATTTTCTTCGCAACCAACAAATTGGGGAAACAATCCGCGATTTGGGCCTTCAAGGTCAGATGGAAAAAAAAGGGACTCCTACCATGGGCGGGTTTATTATCTTGGCTTCCTTGCTTATTCCTGCCTTATTGTTTGCCAAATTGTCCAACGTATACATTGTTCTCCTGCTAATTACGGCCGTTTGGACAGGCCTTATTGGTTTTTTGGACGATTACATAAAGAAGTTTAAAAACAATAAAGAAGGGCTACAGGGCAAATTTAAAGTTGTGGGTCAGGTAGGATTGGGGCTAATTGTCGGGATAACCTTGTCTTTCAATCAACATGTCAAAATCAGGCAATACGATAAGCCACTTATTAGTTCGGCTATTGGTGAAGTACAACGTTATACAGATGTTATCAATCCAACAATCACTACTTTGCCCTTTATAAAAAACAACGAGTTTGATTATTCTTCATTATTATTCGGCTTATTACCAGATAGTTATACATGGATTATTTATACCATTGTAGCTGTTTTTATCATTACAGCGGTATCAAACGGGGCAAATATTACGGATGGAATTGATGGTTTAGCAGCAGGAACATCCATCATTATTGCCCTAACACTTGGAGTTTTAGCCTACATCTCTGGAAACGCCAAATTCTCGCAGTACCTCAATATTATGTACATTCCTAACTCTGGTGAGCTGGTTATATTTATTGCCGCTTTTGTGGGGGCTTGCGTGGGCTTTTTGTGGTATAATTCTTACCCTGCGCAGGTTTTTATGGGAGATACGGGAAGTTTGATGCTTGGTGGCGTTATTGCGGTTATATCGCTGGCTGTGCGCAAGGAATTATTGATTCCCATCATGTGTGGCATCTTTCTGGTTGAACTTGTTTCCGTTATTTTACAGGTCAGTTATTTTAAGTATACCAAGAAGAAATTCGGAGAAGGCAAGCGTATTTTTCTAATGTCACCTTTGCACCATCATTTCCAGAAGAAAGGCTATCATGAAGCCAAAATTGTGGCCCGTTTCTGGATTGTGGGTATTATTCTGGCGATTGCAACATTAGTCACCTTGAAATTAAGATAA
- a CDS encoding phosphoenolpyruvate carboxylase, whose amino-acid sequence MPNVYQDAVVTKYNIFNSLFLSLPFHDIFRTGTLLPLLVQASEEGFEAGNSPQQIIESFFEEYTEHATEHERRDMLFNFIKFIERQVVLFDSVEDAGFDQTHDLNGPGSITQLLNRIDSDDLREKLLKKLDDFCVRIVLTAHPTQFYPGKVLGIITDLEEAIKDNDFVTVNNLLLQLGKTGFINKNKPTPFDEALTLGWFLENVFYEAIPAIMKKLLRGLNFPIDKWEHTELFRLGFWPGGDRDGNPFVTSDVTLQVADRLRQILLKCYWRDIKYLKRRLTFDGVEDFIATAERKVNNAIYYPEQEHYATAEELLSDLQQAREVLVKHHDSFFVDSLDDTILKIKLFGFFFASLDIRQVSPKHSLAWEEVLTKIEKQVPVFTYTDYQSWDEKRKIDFLLSLQVELTETDFHDPITQDIYGSMLAIREIQRRNGESGAHRYVISNCASALNVVEVLALMKNVWKTSEIGVDIVPLFETVDDLAGAADVMKQLFENKYYREHLARRGNQQTIMVGFSDGTKDGGYLRANWSIFTAKEQLTKISREYDVKVTFFDGRGGPPGRGGGNNHAFYASLGKDIEDKEIQLTVQGQTISSNYGTVPTAMYNLERLFTAGLENHLFMAKNTKDQLSDADKALMEELANVAYDAYLGLKNHKTFVPYLEKITPLRFYGQTKIGSRPDKRGSGGGLKFEDLRAIPFVGSWAQMKQNVPGFYGFGSALETLKKNGKMDALKKLYKRSLFVRTLVENSMQSLMKAYYPATKYLKENPEFSTLWNMMFEEYERSINLMLEFSGEKELMNQNPVTKESIIVRERIVLPLMTIQQYALQKLQSADLPAAEVDVYSKLVMRAMFGIINAARNSA is encoded by the coding sequence ATGCCAAACGTTTATCAAGACGCTGTTGTAACGAAGTATAATATCTTCAACAGCTTGTTCCTGAGTCTACCGTTTCATGACATTTTTCGAACAGGAACACTCTTACCACTGCTTGTGCAGGCCAGCGAAGAGGGATTTGAAGCAGGAAACAGCCCGCAACAAATCATTGAGTCTTTTTTTGAAGAATACACCGAACACGCTACCGAGCATGAAAGGCGAGATATGCTTTTTAATTTTATTAAATTCATTGAGCGTCAGGTAGTTTTGTTTGATTCAGTAGAAGATGCAGGTTTTGACCAAACGCATGATTTAAATGGTCCGGGATCCATTACGCAACTCCTGAACCGTATAGACAGCGACGACCTACGTGAAAAGCTGCTCAAAAAATTGGATGATTTTTGTGTACGAATCGTTTTGACGGCCCACCCTACCCAATTTTATCCGGGAAAAGTGTTGGGTATCATCACCGATTTGGAGGAAGCCATCAAAGACAATGATTTTGTAACGGTCAATAATTTGCTCCTTCAACTGGGGAAAACAGGGTTTATCAATAAGAATAAACCGACTCCTTTTGATGAAGCGTTGACGTTGGGATGGTTTTTGGAAAATGTATTCTACGAAGCCATTCCGGCCATCATGAAAAAGTTACTTCGTGGGCTCAACTTCCCAATTGATAAATGGGAACATACCGAACTCTTTCGTTTGGGCTTTTGGCCGGGCGGTGACCGCGACGGTAATCCTTTCGTAACGTCGGATGTGACCTTGCAAGTGGCCGATCGCCTGCGCCAGATTCTGCTTAAATGTTATTGGCGTGATATAAAGTACCTAAAGCGTCGGCTAACGTTTGATGGTGTGGAGGATTTTATTGCTACCGCAGAAAGAAAAGTTAATAATGCGATCTATTATCCTGAGCAGGAACATTACGCTACCGCCGAAGAATTGCTTAGTGATTTACAGCAGGCCAGAGAAGTTTTGGTAAAACATCATGATAGCTTTTTTGTAGATTCTTTAGATGATACTATTCTAAAAATCAAGCTTTTTGGATTCTTCTTTGCCAGTTTGGATATTCGCCAGGTTAGCCCAAAACATTCATTGGCTTGGGAGGAAGTATTGACCAAAATTGAGAAACAGGTACCCGTATTTACGTATACCGACTATCAAAGTTGGGATGAAAAACGCAAAATAGACTTTTTACTTTCATTGCAGGTAGAGTTGACAGAGACGGATTTCCATGACCCTATCACGCAGGATATTTACGGCTCAATGTTGGCGATTCGTGAAATACAACGCCGCAACGGAGAATCAGGGGCACATCGTTACGTAATCAGTAACTGCGCTAGTGCCTTAAACGTTGTTGAAGTATTGGCGTTGATGAAAAACGTCTGGAAAACGTCTGAAATCGGCGTTGACATTGTTCCTTTGTTTGAAACCGTCGATGATTTGGCGGGTGCGGCCGATGTAATGAAGCAATTGTTCGAGAACAAATATTACCGTGAACACTTGGCTCGACGCGGAAATCAGCAAACCATTATGGTTGGGTTTTCGGACGGAACCAAAGACGGCGGTTACCTTCGCGCTAACTGGTCAATTTTTACGGCCAAAGAGCAATTAACCAAAATCTCGCGCGAATATGATGTCAAAGTCACGTTCTTCGACGGTCGCGGAGGCCCTCCAGGTCGTGGGGGTGGAAACAACCACGCGTTCTATGCGTCGTTGGGTAAAGACATCGAAGACAAAGAAATTCAGCTAACCGTTCAGGGACAAACCATCAGTTCAAATTATGGAACTGTTCCAACGGCCATGTACAATCTGGAAAGATTGTTTACGGCGGGGCTTGAAAATCATCTTTTTATGGCTAAAAATACCAAAGATCAGCTTTCTGATGCCGATAAAGCCCTGATGGAAGAATTGGCCAACGTAGCGTATGATGCCTATTTAGGACTAAAAAATCATAAGACGTTTGTGCCGTATTTGGAGAAAATAACGCCGCTTCGTTTTTACGGACAAACCAAAATTGGAAGCCGCCCCGACAAGCGCGGCAGCGGCGGCGGACTCAAATTTGAGGATTTGCGGGCTATTCCATTCGTGGGTTCATGGGCGCAAATGAAGCAAAATGTGCCTGGTTTTTACGGGTTTGGTTCGGCACTCGAAACCTTGAAGAAAAACGGCAAAATGGATGCGTTGAAGAAGTTATACAAGCGCTCACTTTTTGTACGTACACTCGTCGAAAACTCTATGCAGTCATTGATGAAGGCGTATTATCCAGCTACGAAATACCTCAAGGAAAACCCTGAATTCAGTACGCTCTGGAATATGATGTTTGAGGAATACGAGCGTAGCATCAATCTGATGCTAGAGTTTTCGGGCGAAAAAGAATTGATGAATCAAAATCCTGTAACCAAAGAGTCCATCATTGTTCGGGAGCGTATTGTATTACCGCTGATGACAATTCAACAATATGCCCTCCAAAAGCTTCAATCGGCAGATTTGCCTGCGGCTGAAGTGGATGTCTACAGTAAGTTGGTGATGCGTGCCATGTTTGGTATCATCAACGCCGCACGGAATTCGGCGTAG
- a CDS encoding phosphoglycerate mutase family protein, whose protein sequence is MVKVALKEVLLAIGLIASLNSCYTSQIYIVRHAERLDDSADTPLSEGGHQRARALSDSLYNKKIDHIFVSKYQRNRHTAQPLTERLGKQYEIYEPKPVSVIVERLKKIKGKNALVVGHSDTILEIAQGLGTKPSIPKIVHEDYDNLLVVTVNKGVFGKKVILEEKTYGQKTLP, encoded by the coding sequence ATGGTAAAAGTAGCATTAAAAGAAGTATTGTTGGCAATTGGTTTAATAGCCAGTCTGAATTCATGCTATACCTCACAAATTTATATCGTACGTCATGCTGAGCGATTAGATGATAGCGCAGATACACCGTTGTCGGAAGGGGGCCATCAGCGCGCAAGGGCCTTATCTGATAGTCTCTACAACAAAAAAATTGACCATATTTTTGTCAGTAAATACCAACGAAATCGTCATACAGCGCAACCTCTAACGGAACGCTTGGGGAAACAATATGAGATTTATGAACCCAAACCAGTGAGTGTCATTGTAGAACGGTTGAAAAAAATAAAAGGAAAAAATGCATTGGTTGTCGGCCACAGCGACACAATTTTAGAAATAGCACAAGGGTTGGGAACCAAGCCGTCCATTCCAAAAATTGTACATGAAGATTATGATAATTTGTTGGTGGTGACAGTCAATAAAGGAGTGTTTGGAAAGAAAGTTATTTTGGAAGAAAAAACGTACGGCCAAAAAACACTTCCGTAA
- a CDS encoding tetratricopeptide repeat protein, translating into MGAGKMCTTPYRLWILFIGVILLLVSTESHAQSDADLADAYFQKGECEKVVTLYQKVLRKDFNKIYLRRYVGCMIKLKSFDEAEKFFKRQQKSDENVGYLYTLYWGRMLEQMGQAAPAAQKYQESIAQIPAKDLNAFKELADEFREIDNTDAAIGTLLKARDVAKNDNLFKMELAALYAQTGKTEQMIEELLSLGVAIQSKEVIQNYFQDFLREEKDQAKFEKILYEKIQRQPNEPFFAEMLIWFLTQKKQFSKAFIQERALDRRFKYNGTKVFDLGNLALQNKDFPAAIQSFEYVVKDYPQGQLYPYARRMMIVAREEQVKNTFPVEITSVRRLIEDYKKLLGELGQNNRTLEAMRSMASLYAFYLNEKDSATVILQNAVKIGRAESDFVDKCKLDLGDIFLLKNEPWESTLLYSQVEKSQKETPLGYEAKLRNARQFYYTGDFELSKALLDILKMATTREIANDAGALSLLIQDNTGLDTSEDAMKEYAAIDLLLYQNQTQIALDRLDGMFVRYKDHPLADEILWLKARTYAKMGENQKAVDNLQIIVDKFSTDILGDDALFMMAELYQNRFKDKDKSMELYQRMLEKYPASIYAADARKRFRQLRGDTL; encoded by the coding sequence ATGGGTGCAGGAAAAATGTGTACAACTCCGTATCGTTTGTGGATACTGTTCATTGGTGTCATTTTACTTTTGGTGTCTACAGAAAGCCACGCCCAAAGTGATGCCGACTTAGCAGATGCATACTTTCAAAAGGGTGAGTGTGAAAAAGTAGTGACTCTCTATCAGAAAGTCTTGCGAAAAGATTTTAACAAAATCTATTTGAGGAGGTATGTGGGCTGTATGATCAAACTCAAGAGTTTTGACGAAGCTGAAAAATTCTTTAAACGTCAGCAGAAATCTGATGAAAATGTGGGTTACCTCTATACACTGTACTGGGGGCGAATGTTGGAGCAAATGGGGCAAGCAGCGCCCGCCGCTCAAAAATACCAAGAGAGTATTGCCCAAATTCCTGCAAAAGATTTGAATGCCTTTAAAGAATTAGCCGATGAGTTTAGAGAGATAGATAATACGGATGCGGCCATTGGCACTTTATTGAAGGCTAGAGATGTGGCAAAAAATGATAATTTATTTAAAATGGAATTGGCGGCCTTGTACGCTCAAACTGGAAAAACAGAGCAGATGATTGAAGAATTGTTGAGCTTGGGCGTAGCAATTCAAAGCAAGGAAGTGATTCAAAACTATTTTCAAGATTTTCTGCGGGAAGAAAAAGACCAGGCAAAATTTGAAAAGATTCTGTACGAAAAAATCCAACGTCAGCCCAACGAGCCCTTCTTTGCCGAAATGCTCATTTGGTTTTTGACCCAAAAGAAACAGTTCAGTAAAGCGTTCATTCAGGAAAGGGCGTTGGATAGACGGTTTAAATATAACGGTACGAAAGTTTTTGATTTAGGAAATCTGGCGCTACAAAACAAAGATTTCCCAGCAGCTATTCAGTCTTTTGAATATGTCGTAAAAGATTACCCACAAGGACAACTCTACCCATATGCCCGGCGTATGATGATTGTGGCGCGAGAAGAGCAGGTGAAAAATACATTCCCCGTGGAAATAACGTCGGTGCGACGCTTGATTGAAGATTATAAAAAGTTGTTGGGAGAACTTGGCCAAAACAATCGCACGCTTGAAGCGATGCGGAGTATGGCTAGTTTGTACGCTTTTTATCTGAATGAAAAGGACAGCGCAACCGTCATTTTACAGAATGCCGTAAAAATAGGCCGAGCAGAAAGCGATTTTGTGGATAAGTGCAAACTCGACTTGGGAGATATTTTTCTCTTAAAAAATGAACCGTGGGAATCAACACTGTTGTATTCACAAGTTGAAAAATCGCAAAAAGAAACCCCGCTTGGCTATGAAGCCAAACTGCGCAATGCCCGACAATTTTATTATACAGGTGATTTTGAGTTATCAAAAGCCTTGTTGGACATCCTGAAAATGGCCACAACCCGAGAAATTGCCAACGATGCCGGAGCATTGAGCTTATTGATTCAGGATAACACGGGTTTAGATACCTCTGAAGACGCGATGAAGGAATATGCAGCCATCGACTTGCTTCTTTATCAAAATCAAACACAGATAGCGCTAGACCGCTTAGACGGGATGTTTGTAAGGTACAAAGATCACCCACTTGCTGATGAGATTCTGTGGCTAAAAGCCCGGACCTACGCAAAAATGGGAGAAAATCAAAAAGCAGTGGATAACTTGCAGATAATTGTGGATAAGTTCTCGACTGATATCTTGGGTGATGATGCACTTTTTATGATGGCAGAATTGTACCAAAATCGCTTTAAGGACAAAGACAAATCAATGGAATTGTACCAGAGAATGCTTGAAAAATATCCAGCAAGTATCTATGCTGCCGATGCAAGAAAGCGTTTCAGACAACTGCGTGGCGATACGCTTTAA
- a CDS encoding ComEA family DNA-binding protein produces MDLFLTNRLIVSYLSMSIVSILFFTYSTSQTHAQEFRRREIDPNSVVQNLLPIQSEDLNYNEVYENLIQLYTTPLDLNTCTRDDLASTYLLNERQINSFFTYREQLGKLVSIYELQAIPTFDLPTIYKILPFVTVIPDSKLLWNDLTNPTDHYLLIRTEQSLEQKRGFTNDVPISRDGVPQRFEGSSTQWYARYRYSKSRNFSLGFTIEKDEGEAFRWQPSQHRYGPDFISFHAQIQNRGRIKNLVIGDYQLQIGQGLIYSAGFSLGKGMETVYTIRRPTTGARPYSSVTESGFFRGTSFTYLLTKRLQLTALYSRVRRSGSVSISNDLTGEEVISTLQTDGLHRIPNELAIRANVVEQNAGAHLLYQFARGEIGGTMLYTHFSQPLQRAVAVRNEYEFKGINNLLTGIHGNYLWHNYNLFAEVARSKSGGVGVVAGILASISKRWDATFLFRHFDKNFHSFYSNAFSESSRNSNETGVYIGGKYTIHKKLKAGAYVDGYRFPWFRYLVDKKPTYGYDFLVQGTWTPNKKWAFYAIYRQEQKEHNIASKLSKQKFVTNTNRHQLILNTEYNASKIWSFRTRAQGSTFAYKNFKIDKGWMLMQEINADFGKISALLRFSIYNTDSYDSRQYAVERDVLYAVSMPAYYDYGFRNFLLIRYTPHARTDIWVRFARTDMPNQETLSSYVDEIDASHRSELKLQVRHRF; encoded by the coding sequence ATGGACCTATTTTTAACCAATAGATTGATTGTAAGCTATTTAAGTATGTCGATTGTTAGCATACTCTTTTTCACTTACTCAACCTCTCAAACACACGCCCAAGAATTTCGTCGACGGGAAATTGACCCAAATTCGGTTGTACAAAATTTGCTTCCGATTCAGTCAGAAGACCTAAACTACAATGAAGTATACGAAAATCTGATTCAACTATATACCACTCCGCTTGACCTTAATACCTGCACTAGAGACGACTTAGCCTCGACTTACCTACTCAACGAACGTCAAATAAATAGCTTTTTTACATATCGTGAACAATTAGGAAAATTGGTCTCCATTTATGAGTTACAAGCCATTCCTACATTTGACTTGCCAACGATTTACAAAATACTACCCTTTGTCACGGTCATTCCTGACAGTAAATTGTTATGGAACGATTTGACGAACCCAACCGATCACTATTTATTAATTAGAACCGAACAATCACTGGAACAAAAACGCGGTTTTACCAACGATGTACCAATATCTCGGGATGGTGTACCACAACGCTTTGAAGGAAGTTCTACACAATGGTACGCCCGGTATCGGTATAGTAAAAGTAGAAATTTTAGCCTTGGTTTTACCATTGAAAAAGATGAAGGTGAAGCCTTTAGGTGGCAACCTTCTCAACACCGTTACGGGCCAGATTTTATCTCTTTTCATGCACAAATACAAAATAGAGGACGTATCAAAAACCTCGTTATCGGTGATTATCAGCTCCAAATCGGGCAAGGACTGATTTACTCAGCGGGTTTTTCTTTGGGAAAAGGCATGGAAACCGTTTATACCATTCGGCGACCTACCACAGGTGCGCGGCCCTATTCTTCCGTTACAGAATCAGGCTTTTTTCGCGGTACTTCCTTCACATACTTGTTGACCAAAAGGCTTCAATTAACTGCTCTGTATTCAAGAGTTCGCCGAAGCGGCAGCGTTAGTATATCCAACGACTTGACGGGCGAGGAGGTAATCAGTACCCTCCAAACAGATGGTTTACACCGAATTCCCAATGAGCTGGCCATTCGCGCCAACGTCGTTGAACAAAATGCGGGTGCCCATTTACTGTATCAATTTGCACGCGGCGAAATTGGTGGCACGATGCTTTACACCCACTTCAGTCAACCGCTTCAACGTGCCGTGGCTGTTCGAAATGAGTACGAATTTAAAGGTATAAATAATCTCTTGACGGGTATTCATGGCAATTACCTTTGGCATAATTATAATCTTTTTGCCGAGGTCGCACGTTCAAAAAGCGGCGGAGTAGGGGTAGTTGCGGGAATACTGGCTAGTATAAGCAAGCGTTGGGATGCGACTTTTTTATTTCGACATTTTGATAAAAACTTTCATAGTTTCTATTCAAATGCGTTTAGCGAAAGTAGTCGTAACAGCAACGAAACTGGCGTGTACATCGGCGGTAAGTATACGATTCATAAAAAACTGAAAGCAGGAGCTTATGTTGACGGTTATCGATTTCCTTGGTTTCGTTATTTAGTAGATAAGAAACCCACCTACGGCTACGATTTTTTAGTGCAAGGCACGTGGACTCCCAACAAAAAATGGGCTTTTTACGCTATTTATCGACAAGAACAAAAGGAACACAATATTGCCTCTAAACTATCAAAGCAGAAATTCGTAACCAACACCAATCGACATCAGCTTATCTTGAATACAGAGTACAACGCCTCTAAAATTTGGTCCTTTCGAACGCGTGCCCAAGGAAGCACATTTGCCTACAAAAATTTCAAAATAGACAAAGGCTGGATGCTAATGCAGGAAATAAATGCTGATTTTGGCAAGATTTCGGCATTGCTTCGATTTTCAATTTATAATACCGACAGTTATGATTCTAGGCAATATGCCGTTGAACGTGATGTACTTTATGCCGTTTCTATGCCCGCTTACTACGACTATGGTTTCCGAAATTTTCTTCTTATTCGATATACTCCTCACGCTCGCACCGATATTTGGGTTCGATTTGCACGTACCGATATGCCTAACCAAGAAACACTAAGTTCTTATGTTGATGAAATCGATGCTTCTCATCGTTCTGAACTAAAATTACAGGTCAGGCATCGCTTCTAA